One Luoshenia tenuis DNA window includes the following coding sequences:
- a CDS encoding SPL family radical SAM protein — translation MEKIAAKSIISRAQSPAWFGVDYNMNIYRGCNHGCIYCDSRSACYGIERFDTVRAKRDALWLIDRELAAKQKKGVVATGSMSDPYNPYEKQEQLTRGALEILARRRFGVAIATKGTLIVRDIPLLQQIRAHAPVLCKLTITAADDALSQKVEPGAPPSCARFEALHALRQAGLYAGILLMPVLPFIEDNQENIGTIISLAAQAGANFIYPAFGMTLRQGQREYYYAQLDARFPGLRGRYVRRFGAQYECASPRAKTLWQFFKKQCDAAGIAYRMDEIVRQYRSGYHAEQTALL, via the coding sequence TTGGAGAAGATCGCCGCCAAAAGTATCATTTCGCGGGCACAAAGCCCCGCATGGTTCGGCGTAGATTACAACATGAATATCTACCGGGGGTGCAACCACGGCTGCATCTATTGCGACAGCCGCAGCGCCTGTTACGGGATCGAGCGGTTCGATACCGTGCGCGCCAAGCGGGATGCGCTCTGGCTGATCGATCGGGAGCTGGCCGCTAAGCAGAAAAAGGGCGTGGTCGCCACCGGATCGATGAGCGACCCGTATAATCCTTATGAAAAACAGGAACAGTTGACTCGCGGTGCGTTGGAGATATTGGCGCGGCGGCGCTTTGGCGTGGCCATCGCTACCAAAGGGACACTGATCGTACGGGACATTCCCCTTTTGCAGCAAATTAGGGCGCACGCGCCGGTGCTGTGCAAGCTGACGATCACCGCGGCGGACGACGCGCTTTCGCAAAAGGTAGAGCCGGGCGCGCCGCCGTCTTGCGCGCGCTTTGAGGCGCTGCATGCGCTGCGCCAGGCGGGGCTGTACGCGGGGATCTTGCTGATGCCGGTGCTGCCCTTTATAGAGGATAACCAGGAGAATATCGGTACCATCATTTCCCTGGCGGCGCAGGCAGGGGCCAACTTTATCTATCCCGCCTTTGGCATGACCCTGCGCCAGGGCCAGCGCGAGTATTATTACGCGCAGCTGGACGCGCGCTTTCCCGGCCTGCGCGGCCGGTATGTGCGCCGGTTCGGCGCTCAGTATGAGTGCGCCAGCCCGCGTGCAAAGACACTGTGGCAGTTTTTTAAAAAGCAATGCGATGCGGCGGGCATCGCCTACCGCATGGATGAGATCGTTAGACAATACCGCAGCGGCTACCATGCCGAGCAGACCGCGCTGCTTTAG
- the gloA2 gene encoding SMU1112c/YaeR family gloxylase I-like metalloprotein — translation MLFEGVHHVAIIASDYQASRHFYVDLLGFEVLGEHYQKGRDSYKLDLRAGNCAIELFAFPKAPPRPTYPEARGLRHLCFCVRDVAQTVKELSAKGICCEPVREDEYSGGRFTFFMDPDGLPLEIHEA, via the coding sequence ATGTTGTTTGAGGGCGTGCATCATGTCGCGATCATCGCGTCGGACTATCAGGCCTCGCGCCATTTTTACGTAGACCTGTTGGGCTTTGAAGTTTTGGGCGAACACTATCAAAAAGGCCGGGATAGCTATAAGCTGGATCTGAGGGCAGGCAACTGCGCCATTGAGCTGTTCGCCTTTCCCAAAGCCCCGCCGCGGCCAACTTACCCGGAGGCCAGGGGTTTGCGGCACCTGTGTTTTTGCGTAAGGGATGTGGCGCAGACGGTGAAAGAATTATCAGCAAAAGGCATCTGCTGCGAGCCGGTACGCGAGGATGAATACAGCGGCGGGCGGTTTACTTTTTTTATGGATCCGGATGGCTTGCCGCTGGAGATCCATGAGGCCTGA
- a CDS encoding ABC transporter ATP-binding protein: MDTTGNATRKTSELIRRFAPYFKKYKWVLVLDLFCASLTTVCELVLPLIVRFITGKGMEDMASLTVQVILSVGALYLVLRIIDTVANYYMASVGHVMGARIETDMRRDLFGHLQRLSYNYYDHTKIGQIMARITSDLFDVTEFAHHCPEEFFIAGLKIAVSFAILGSIYMPLTLIIFAVLPLMLLAAMFFNKRMRRAFKRSRNQIGELNAQVEDSLLGVRVVKSFTNEELEKEKFREGNQGFLNIKKQMYRYMALFQSSTRLFDGLMYITVVVAGALFMIYGKITAADFMAYLLYVTTLLTSIRRIVEFTEQFQRGMTGIERFLEIMDAPVDIEDKPGARALGQVKGAIAFDHVSFHYVGEEEMVLKDIVLQVSPGENVALVGPSGGGKTTLCNLIPRFYDVTGGRVLIDGQDVRDVTLQSLRAQIGVVQQEVYLFAGSVYDNIAYGRPGASREDVIRAAKQAGAHEFITQLSQGYDTDVGERGVRLSGGQKQRISIARVFLKNPPVLILDEATSALDNESERLVQRSLEELAKGRTTFTIAHRLTTIRNATLILVLTEDGIAERGTHEELMARQGLYFELYSMYTEKERQGEAHF; the protein is encoded by the coding sequence ATGGATACTACGGGCAACGCGACGCGCAAGACTTCGGAGCTGATCCGCCGGTTTGCGCCGTATTTTAAAAAGTACAAATGGGTGCTGGTGCTGGATCTGTTCTGCGCCTCGCTGACCACGGTATGCGAGCTGGTGCTGCCGCTGATCGTGCGCTTTATTACCGGCAAGGGGATGGAGGATATGGCCAGCCTGACGGTGCAGGTCATCCTGTCGGTGGGGGCGCTGTATCTGGTGCTGCGCATTATCGATACCGTGGCCAACTACTACATGGCCTCGGTGGGGCACGTGATGGGCGCGCGCATTGAGACCGATATGCGCCGGGATCTTTTTGGCCACCTGCAAAGGCTGTCCTACAATTATTATGACCATACCAAGATCGGCCAGATCATGGCCCGCATTACCAGCGACCTGTTCGACGTGACGGAGTTTGCCCACCACTGCCCGGAGGAGTTCTTTATCGCCGGGCTTAAGATCGCGGTATCCTTCGCTATTCTGGGCTCGATCTACATGCCGCTGACGCTGATCATCTTTGCGGTGCTGCCGCTGATGCTCTTGGCGGCCATGTTCTTTAACAAGCGGATGCGCCGGGCCTTTAAGCGCTCGCGCAACCAGATCGGCGAGCTCAACGCCCAGGTGGAGGACAGCCTGCTGGGCGTGCGGGTGGTCAAATCCTTCACGAACGAGGAGCTGGAGAAGGAAAAGTTCCGGGAGGGGAACCAGGGCTTTTTAAATATCAAAAAGCAGATGTACCGCTACATGGCGCTGTTCCAATCCAGCACGCGGCTGTTCGATGGGCTGATGTACATCACCGTGGTGGTGGCCGGCGCGCTGTTTATGATCTATGGCAAGATCACGGCGGCGGATTTTATGGCCTATCTGCTTTACGTCACGACCCTGCTCACCTCCATCCGCCGCATCGTGGAGTTTACCGAGCAGTTCCAGCGGGGCATGACGGGGATCGAGCGCTTTTTGGAGATCATGGACGCGCCGGTGGATATCGAGGATAAGCCGGGCGCGCGGGCGCTGGGGCAGGTCAAGGGGGCTATCGCCTTTGACCATGTCAGCTTCCACTATGTCGGCGAGGAGGAGATGGTGTTAAAGGACATCGTCCTTCAGGTCTCCCCGGGCGAAAATGTGGCGCTGGTAGGCCCTTCCGGCGGAGGCAAGACCACGCTTTGCAACCTGATCCCCCGGTTTTACGATGTAACGGGCGGGCGCGTGCTGATCGATGGGCAGGATGTGCGAGACGTAACCCTGCAATCCCTGCGGGCGCAGATCGGCGTGGTGCAGCAGGAGGTCTATCTGTTTGCCGGCTCGGTCTACGATAATATCGCCTACGGCAGGCCGGGCGCCAGCCGGGAGGACGTGATCCGCGCGGCCAAGCAGGCCGGCGCGCACGAGTTTATCACCCAGCTTTCCCAGGGGTATGACACCGATGTGGGCGAGCGGGGCGTAAGGCTTAGCGGCGGGCAAAAGCAGCGCATTTCCATCGCCCGGGTATTCCTCAAAAATCCGCCGGTATTGATCCTGGACGAGGCCACCAGCGCCCTTGATAATGAGAGCGAGCGGCTGGTGCAGCGCTCGCTGGAGGAGTTGGCCAAGGGCCGCACCACCTTTACCATTGCCCACCGGCTGACCACCATCCGCAACGCAACGCTGATCCTGGTGCTGACGGAGGATGGTATTGCCGAGCGGGGCACCCATGAGGAGCTGATGGCGCGCCAGGGGCTGTATTTTGAGCTGTACAGCATGTATACCGAAAAGGAGCGCCAGGGGGAAGCGCATTTTTAA
- a CDS encoding AraC family transcriptional regulator: MEWIKRLNASIDYIERHLEGRVDYQQAAQIACCSVFHYQRMFSYIADIPLGEYIRRRRMTLAAFALQQERGEKVIDIALRYGYDSPTAFSRAFKAVHGVSPSRAREKGVRLSAYPRIAFHVTIKGEVQMEYRIVEKEAFRIVGVKRHYNLAVAQEADTGIPAFWSEAGGVIPKLCELMDRSPEGILGVCTCMDGSDFDYYIATATTKEAPEGMAQYEIPACTWAIFPCVGPMPGAIQRLQKRIASEWLPTSGYTYADAPDIECYTDGDMSAPDYRCEVWLPVVKK; the protein is encoded by the coding sequence ATGGAGTGGATAAAGCGGCTCAACGCATCGATCGATTATATCGAGCGTCATTTGGAAGGCAGGGTGGATTACCAGCAGGCGGCGCAGATTGCCTGCTGCTCCGTTTTCCACTATCAAAGAATGTTCTCCTACATCGCGGACATTCCTTTAGGCGAATATATCCGTCGCAGGCGCATGACGCTGGCCGCCTTTGCCCTGCAGCAGGAGCGGGGCGAAAAGGTGATCGACATCGCGCTGCGTTACGGGTACGATTCGCCCACCGCCTTTTCACGGGCGTTTAAGGCCGTACACGGCGTTTCACCCTCCCGGGCGCGGGAAAAGGGCGTGCGGCTTTCCGCCTATCCGCGCATCGCCTTTCACGTGACGATTAAAGGAGAGGTTCAAATGGAGTACAGGATCGTGGAAAAAGAAGCGTTCAGGATCGTGGGCGTAAAGCGGCATTATAACCTGGCCGTTGCGCAGGAGGCCGATACAGGCATCCCGGCTTTCTGGAGCGAGGCGGGCGGGGTTATCCCCAAGCTGTGCGAGTTGATGGATCGCTCGCCCGAGGGCATCCTTGGCGTATGCACCTGTATGGATGGCAGCGACTTTGACTATTATATCGCCACCGCTACCACTAAGGAGGCGCCCGAGGGTATGGCCCAATACGAAATACCCGCCTGCACCTGGGCGATTTTCCCCTGTGTGGGCCCTATGCCCGGGGCGATACAGCGCCTGCAAAAGCGCATCGCTTCCGAATGGCTGCCCACCTCCGGCTATACATATGCCGATGCGCCGGATATCGAATGCTATACAGATGGCGATATGTCCGCGCCGGATTACCGCTGCGAGGTCTGGCTGCCGGTAGTCAAAAAATAG
- a CDS encoding GNAT family N-acetyltransferase, translating to MEHYELFSARFAFCSLRQEDAQDVYALTGNAQVARYMAFSAHTDLEQARALIEQYNAGAGQGFALREREGGDFIGVFALKEAKVPGRRDISIFLAPSWWGKGCAGEVFAWAIGYAARAGIAQLAAHVAAGNTASRRALERNGFILHEVLPIEGLAGGLCVYLRILAADYTWIPDYLKAKKGVTWDFKVEWQWERYKIGEKLFAALCKNKAGQPIVSLKCEPEVSLLLQGEYPGIQPGYYCDKKHWISIRLDGSVPDTVIKQRLDTAYTLVLHKLPKKRQEQILG from the coding sequence GTGGAACATTATGAGCTGTTCTCCGCGCGGTTTGCCTTTTGCTCCCTGCGGCAGGAGGATGCGCAGGATGTATACGCCTTGACTGGGAACGCCCAGGTGGCGCGGTACATGGCCTTTAGCGCCCATACAGATTTGGAACAGGCCCGGGCGTTGATCGAGCAGTATAACGCAGGCGCTGGCCAGGGGTTTGCCCTGCGGGAGCGGGAAGGCGGAGACTTTATAGGCGTATTTGCACTGAAAGAGGCCAAGGTCCCGGGCCGGCGGGATATCAGCATCTTTCTCGCGCCAAGTTGGTGGGGAAAGGGCTGCGCCGGCGAGGTATTCGCCTGGGCTATAGGTTATGCCGCCCGGGCGGGCATCGCTCAGTTGGCGGCGCACGTGGCAGCCGGCAATACCGCCAGCCGCAGGGCGCTGGAGAGAAATGGCTTTATCCTGCACGAAGTGCTGCCCATCGAGGGGCTTGCGGGCGGACTTTGCGTCTATCTGCGGATCTTGGCGGCGGATTATACCTGGATACCGGATTATCTCAAGGCCAAAAAGGGCGTGACATGGGATTTTAAGGTGGAGTGGCAGTGGGAGCGGTACAAGATCGGGGAAAAGCTGTTTGCCGCGCTGTGCAAAAACAAGGCGGGTCAGCCTATCGTTTCGCTCAAGTGCGAGCCGGAGGTCAGCTTGCTGCTGCAGGGCGAATATCCCGGCATTCAGCCCGGGTATTACTGCGATAAAAAGCACTGGATCTCGATTCGTTTAGATGGCTCTGTGCCGGATACGGTGATCAAACAGCGGCTGGATACGGCATATACGCTGGTGCTGCACAAGCTGCCGAAAAAGCGCCAAGAACAGATTCTGGGTTAG
- a CDS encoding manganese efflux pump MntP produces the protein MHIFSILLVGIVTNLDNLVLGAAFGLKRRHIPIGANAIIALLSGLVTWVFGHLSFLLAQLGRWPNYLGGALLILLGLWSMRPGPQKQEEPESCTCTPPSQRIAPGQALMLGAALAVNCLPVALGAGLTGIAALPTGLCVAIFSFLSVGAGNYLGLHTGLRLREDRLNRLSGLGMAALGILEMFV, from the coding sequence GTGCATATCTTCTCCATCTTACTGGTTGGGATCGTGACGAATCTGGATAATCTGGTGCTGGGCGCGGCCTTCGGGCTCAAGCGCCGGCATATCCCAATAGGCGCCAACGCCATTATCGCCCTGCTCTCCGGGCTGGTCACCTGGGTATTCGGGCATCTCTCCTTCCTGCTGGCACAGCTGGGGCGCTGGCCCAACTACCTGGGCGGCGCCCTTTTGATCCTGCTGGGGCTATGGTCCATGCGGCCCGGGCCCCAAAAGCAGGAGGAACCCGAAAGCTGCACTTGCACGCCTCCCTCCCAGCGCATTGCCCCGGGCCAAGCCCTCATGCTGGGCGCGGCGCTGGCCGTCAATTGCCTGCCGGTGGCGCTGGGCGCCGGGCTTACCGGCATCGCCGCGCTGCCCACCGGCCTGTGCGTTGCCATCTTTAGCTTCCTCTCCGTGGGCGCGGGCAATTACCTGGGGTTACATACCGGCCTTCGCCTGCGGGAGGACCGTCTGAACCGTCTTTCCGGCTTGGGCATGGCCGCCTTAGGCATTCTGGAGATGTTCGTTTAG
- the aroF gene encoding 3-deoxy-7-phosphoheptulonate synthase, translating into MIVILKKDAQKAKIDSLLHTIDAWGLKANYSKGDETTIIGLIGDTSKVDTDSLLANEIVSDVRRISEPYKAANRRFHPEDTVVDVGGVKIGQGFFSVIAGPCSIESEAQLTTIAKSVKQSGAAFLRGGAFKPRTSPYSFQGMENDGLKLLLAAKKMTGLPIVTEIMSETQIEDFEDVDVLQVGARNMQNFRLLKELGKTRKPILLKRGLSSTIEEFLMSAEYIMAGGNPNVILCERGIRTFETMVRNTLDISAVPLLKRQSHLPVVIDPSHAAGIAWMVEPLSRAAIAAGADGLMIEVHNNPKEAKCDGAQSLTPESFDALMGQVAARAAFEGKVMSRHG; encoded by the coding sequence ATGATCGTCATACTGAAAAAGGATGCACAAAAAGCCAAGATCGATTCTCTTTTGCATACCATCGACGCCTGGGGCCTGAAGGCTAATTACTCCAAAGGCGATGAAACCACCATCATCGGCCTGATCGGCGATACCTCCAAGGTGGATACCGATTCTCTTTTGGCCAACGAGATCGTTTCCGACGTGCGCCGCATCTCCGAGCCCTACAAGGCCGCCAACCGCCGCTTCCATCCTGAGGATACGGTGGTCGATGTGGGTGGCGTCAAGATCGGTCAGGGCTTTTTCAGCGTTATCGCCGGGCCCTGCTCTATTGAGAGCGAGGCGCAGCTGACCACCATCGCCAAAAGCGTCAAACAAAGCGGCGCGGCTTTCCTGCGCGGCGGCGCATTTAAGCCCCGCACCTCCCCCTACTCCTTTCAGGGCATGGAGAACGATGGGCTAAAGCTGCTGCTGGCCGCCAAAAAGATGACCGGGCTGCCCATCGTCACCGAGATCATGAGCGAGACCCAGATCGAAGATTTTGAGGATGTGGACGTCTTGCAGGTGGGCGCGCGCAATATGCAAAACTTCCGCCTGCTCAAAGAGCTGGGCAAGACCCGCAAACCCATCCTGCTCAAGCGCGGCCTCTCCAGCACCATTGAGGAATTTTTAATGAGCGCGGAATACATCATGGCCGGCGGCAACCCCAACGTGATCCTGTGCGAACGGGGCATCCGCACCTTTGAGACCATGGTGCGCAATACCCTGGACATCTCCGCCGTGCCGCTGCTCAAGCGCCAGAGCCACCTGCCGGTGGTGATCGACCCCAGCCACGCCGCCGGCATCGCCTGGATGGTCGAACCCTTAAGCCGCGCCGCCATCGCCGCCGGGGCGGACGGATTGATGATCGAGGTACACAATAACCCAAAAGAGGCGAAATGCGACGGCGCCCAGTCCCTCACGCCGGAGAGCTTTGACGCCCTGATGGGGCAGGTGGCCGCCCGGGCGGCATTTGAGGGCAAGGTCATGTCCCGCCATGGCTAA
- a CDS encoding zinc ribbon domain-containing protein translates to MTLYSKWSLGKNIMFIAGIVLLICTFIPWYTINLSDMSSGLSRYGSYSYSGADLEDILGAFGKGANHYSGAAMASVCNMFRFLVLVFLAYPVVCLFTRNYNKLMCSLSAVAIPVTIAILLVMGFRYFNVAAWLAFAASLAFFVGAVMAEPDYGRPQPAGNAPAGMPAEGDVPLATEVQDRPEGAGEAEAPVEQTQAEGVAPAEAAVPDTAPQLGEETVPPAEEVVTEVPVQPEKEAAAPAAEPAPAVDAPAAETVPQPEPEPDAQPAFCIHCGSALVPGAKFCGSCGAKVE, encoded by the coding sequence ATGACGCTCTACAGCAAATGGTCACTGGGTAAAAATATCATGTTTATCGCAGGCATTGTACTGCTGATCTGCACATTCATACCATGGTACACGATAAACCTTTCCGATATGTCCAGCGGGCTTTCCCGCTATGGCAGCTATAGCTACAGCGGCGCGGATCTGGAGGATATTCTGGGCGCCTTTGGAAAAGGGGCCAATCATTACAGCGGCGCGGCGATGGCCAGCGTGTGCAACATGTTCCGCTTTCTGGTGCTGGTCTTTCTGGCATACCCGGTCGTGTGCCTGTTTACGCGCAACTATAATAAGTTGATGTGCAGCCTGAGCGCCGTGGCCATACCGGTGACGATCGCCATCCTGCTGGTGATGGGTTTTCGCTATTTTAACGTAGCGGCCTGGTTGGCCTTTGCGGCCTCGCTGGCGTTCTTTGTAGGTGCGGTAATGGCCGAGCCTGATTATGGCCGCCCGCAGCCCGCGGGGAACGCACCCGCAGGCATGCCCGCAGAAGGGGATGTGCCGCTGGCCACAGAAGTGCAGGATAGGCCCGAGGGTGCTGGCGAAGCTGAGGCACCTGTAGAGCAGACGCAGGCTGAAGGCGTTGCGCCGGCCGAAGCGGCCGTGCCGGATACGGCCCCGCAACTGGGGGAGGAAACAGTACCCCCTGCCGAAGAAGTCGTGACCGAAGTGCCCGTACAGCCAGAGAAAGAGGCAGCTGCGCCTGCGGCAGAGCCCGCCCCGGCGGTGGATGCGCCTGCGGCAGAAACCGTCCCGCAGCCCGAACCCGAGCCGGACGCACAGCCCGCGTTTTGTATCCATTGCGGCAGCGCGCTGGTGCCGGGGGCCAAGTTCTGCGGTTCCTGCGGCGCAAAGGTCGAGTAG
- a CDS encoding zinc ribbon domain-containing protein, whose protein sequence is MAFFDKLGETISSKSKEVAQKAKDLTDVTKLSAQISAEEKTINELYFKIGKAYYESHCDGPVEPAFEELFGQVESARQRITQTREQIREIKGVRLCPGCGKEIGDDVAFCPNCGHKNEVPQPEDAQAQAEAADVCPNCGAQLMEDSAFCVQCGTRVRPE, encoded by the coding sequence ATGGCTTTTTTTGACAAGTTGGGCGAGACGATCTCCAGCAAGAGTAAAGAAGTGGCGCAAAAGGCGAAGGACTTAACGGATGTGACCAAGCTGAGCGCGCAGATCAGCGCGGAGGAAAAGACGATCAACGAGCTGTATTTTAAGATCGGCAAGGCTTATTATGAAAGCCATTGCGATGGCCCGGTGGAACCGGCGTTTGAAGAGCTGTTTGGCCAGGTGGAAAGCGCCCGGCAGCGCATCACCCAGACGCGTGAGCAGATCAGGGAGATAAAAGGCGTGCGCCTTTGCCCGGGGTGCGGTAAGGAGATCGGCGACGACGTGGCTTTTTGCCCCAACTGCGGGCATAAAAACGAGGTGCCCCAGCCCGAGGATGCACAGGCGCAGGCCGAGGCGGCGGACGTATGCCCCAACTGCGGCGCACAGCTGATGGAAGACTCCGCCTTTTGCGTACAGTGCGGCACCCGCGTGCGGCCCGAATAA
- a CDS encoding phenylacetate--CoA ligase family protein, translating to MTELQFKKFKKQLDYVLKNSPFYQKMFAGIEAADIKTPEDIRKLPLSNKGDLREVYPLGLQAVPDEEVVRIHSSSGTTGQPIIIPYTANDVDVWGEMFKRCYEVAGITRQDRIQITPGYGLWTAGIGFQNGCEKLGAMAIPMGPGNTEKQLKMMVDLKSTVLASTSSYALLLAEQVQARGMKDHICLRKGIIGSERWGDKMRARIVNELGIEIYDIYGLTEVYGPGISIDCSLHSGLHYWDDYLYFEIIDPQTLEPVPDGKYGELVITTLCKEGAPLIRYRTHDMTRLLPGQCPCGLPYPRHDRIIGRTDDMIKVKGVNIYPGQIDELLRDVEGVSSEYQVFVDHVNGRDEMLLNFEMDPGVVAESLEQQVIHFFKSRIGIKISARGHAIGELPRSEKKSVRIIDRRYE from the coding sequence TCCGCAAACTGCCCCTCTCCAACAAGGGCGATTTGCGGGAGGTCTATCCGCTGGGCCTGCAGGCAGTGCCGGACGAAGAGGTGGTGCGCATCCACTCCTCCTCCGGCACCACGGGGCAGCCCATCATCATCCCCTACACCGCAAACGATGTGGACGTATGGGGCGAGATGTTCAAGCGCTGCTATGAGGTAGCGGGCATCACCCGGCAGGATCGCATCCAGATCACCCCGGGTTATGGGCTGTGGACCGCGGGCATCGGCTTTCAAAACGGCTGCGAGAAGCTGGGGGCCATGGCCATCCCCATGGGGCCGGGCAACACCGAAAAGCAGCTCAAGATGATGGTGGACCTGAAAAGCACCGTGCTGGCCAGCACCTCCTCTTACGCGCTGCTGCTGGCCGAGCAGGTGCAAGCCCGCGGCATGAAGGATCATATCTGCCTGCGCAAGGGCATCATCGGCTCCGAGCGCTGGGGCGATAAGATGCGCGCCCGCATCGTAAACGAGCTGGGCATCGAGATCTACGACATTTACGGGCTGACCGAGGTATACGGCCCCGGCATCTCCATCGATTGCTCTTTGCATAGCGGCCTGCACTATTGGGACGATTACCTCTATTTTGAGATCATCGATCCCCAGACGCTGGAGCCGGTACCGGATGGCAAATACGGCGAGCTGGTCATCACCACCCTGTGCAAAGAGGGCGCGCCGCTGATCCGCTACCGCACCCATGATATGACCCGTCTGCTGCCGGGGCAGTGCCCCTGCGGGCTGCCCTATCCCCGGCACGACAGGATCATCGGCCGCACGGACGATATGATCAAAGTCAAGGGCGTCAACATCTACCCCGGGCAGATCGATGAGCTGCTGCGGGATGTGGAAGGCGTTTCCAGCGAATATCAGGTGTTTGTGGATCATGTAAACGGCCGGGATGAGATGCTGCTCAATTTTGAGATGGATCCCGGCGTGGTGGCCGAAAGCCTGGAGCAGCAGGTCATCCACTTTTTCAAGAGCCGCATCGGCATTAAGATCAGCGCCCGCGGCCACGCCATCGGCGAGCTGCCCCGCAGCGAGAAAAAGAGCGTGCGCATTATCGACAGGCGGTATGAATAG
- a CDS encoding YHYH domain-containing protein: MFRKILCALLTFLLALVLLVPSGLAHSGRTDANGGHHDRKNGGYHYHHGHPAHDHPGGVCPYGDYGSSSGGSGSSGGNSGSSSNSSKQGTSSGSTKSKATPKATPVPTPAPTPEPTPTPTPSPTPTPTPTPTPSPSPTPTPAASQSPTMALLSASANVDGASGNGAGAAVVILLILAAGAGGGYWFYRHKKGHNG, encoded by the coding sequence ATGTTCCGAAAGATCCTATGCGCACTGCTCACGTTTCTCTTGGCCCTGGTGTTGCTAGTCCCCAGCGGGCTGGCCCACTCCGGCAGGACCGATGCCAACGGCGGCCACCATGACCGTAAAAACGGCGGCTACCACTATCACCACGGCCACCCGGCGCACGACCACCCCGGCGGCGTATGCCCCTACGGGGATTACGGTTCCTCCAGCGGAGGCTCCGGCAGTTCGGGCGGTAATTCGGGCAGCTCATCCAATTCCAGCAAGCAGGGCACGTCCTCCGGCAGTACAAAGTCCAAAGCTACCCCCAAGGCAACGCCGGTCCCCACGCCCGCGCCTACCCCCGAGCCTACGCCCACCCCCACGCCTTCGCCTACACCTACACCTACTCCCACGCCCACACCCTCGCCCAGCCCTACGCCCACACCAGCCGCATCTCAATCGCCAACGATGGCGCTTTTATCCGCATCCGCCAATGTGGATGGCGCCTCTGGCAATGGCGCTGGCGCAGCCGTTGTGATCTTGCTGATCCTGGCCGCTGGCGCCGGTGGCGGCTACTGGTTCTACCGGCATAAAAAGGGCCATAACGGTTAA